Proteins from one Oscillatoria nigro-viridis PCC 7112 genomic window:
- a CDS encoding cytochrome ubiquinol oxidase subunit I has product MDILSNTVALSRMQFALTAIFHMLWPVLTTGMGIYLVIVEGMWLKTRNPDYYHHARFWSKLYVLNFGIGVASGIPMEFQFGTNWAPFSEAVGDFFGSILGFEASMAFMLEAGFLGIMLFGWERVHPIVHLFATIMVAFGANLSTVWILVANSWLQTPAGGEMVNGKFIVSDYFQAIMNPFALNSILHMFFATLETSLFVIGGISAWYILNKRNQAFFSKSLKIAIATAIAVAPLQIYIGHLSAEQVYHYQPTKLAAIEAKWETSPAGESADWTLLALPNEKAQKNDWEISIPNGLGYVLEFKQKLSEPVLGLKEWKPEDRPRMVGLIYYCFRIMSGIGFFFLGLMLFSIIQWLRGKLSAENISSQPWLMRAWVLAAPLGYIAVESGWIVRCVGRQPWALYGQIRTADAVSNIPASNVLTSLSFFAVVYSFLFVCALYFGSRIIRKGPNLSLPVPGLDNEPAIESQPAEHIPDQRPVEAQQ; this is encoded by the coding sequence ATGGATATCTTATCTAACACCGTGGCGCTATCGCGGATGCAATTTGCGCTAACCGCCATATTTCATATGCTGTGGCCAGTTCTGACAACTGGAATGGGGATTTATCTGGTAATTGTTGAAGGAATGTGGCTGAAAACTCGCAATCCCGACTACTACCATCACGCTCGTTTTTGGTCTAAACTTTACGTCCTTAACTTCGGAATAGGAGTAGCTTCTGGAATTCCGATGGAATTTCAATTCGGCACAAACTGGGCACCATTTTCAGAAGCAGTCGGTGACTTTTTTGGCAGCATTTTGGGATTTGAAGCTTCAATGGCATTTATGCTAGAAGCCGGCTTTTTAGGAATTATGCTGTTTGGTTGGGAGCGCGTTCACCCGATCGTCCATCTTTTCGCTACAATCATGGTAGCCTTCGGCGCTAACCTATCCACAGTCTGGATTTTAGTCGCCAACTCTTGGCTGCAAACTCCTGCAGGCGGAGAAATGGTCAATGGCAAGTTTATTGTCAGCGATTACTTTCAAGCAATTATGAACCCGTTCGCATTAAACAGCATTCTCCATATGTTTTTTGCGACGCTAGAAACTTCGCTGTTTGTCATTGGTGGCATTAGTGCTTGGTACATTCTCAATAAGCGCAACCAAGCCTTTTTTTCCAAGTCTTTAAAAATTGCCATAGCAACAGCCATCGCCGTTGCACCTTTGCAGATATACATCGGACATTTGAGCGCAGAACAAGTTTATCACTATCAACCCACTAAATTAGCAGCAATCGAAGCTAAGTGGGAAACTTCACCAGCGGGAGAGTCAGCCGATTGGACTTTGCTGGCTTTGCCTAATGAAAAAGCCCAAAAAAATGACTGGGAAATTAGCATTCCCAATGGCTTAGGATATGTTCTGGAATTCAAACAAAAACTCTCCGAACCCGTACTCGGATTGAAGGAATGGAAGCCAGAAGATAGACCGCGAATGGTGGGTTTAATCTATTATTGTTTCCGCATCATGTCCGGGATTGGATTCTTCTTTTTAGGACTGATGCTGTTCAGTATAATTCAGTGGCTGCGAGGCAAACTTTCTGCTGAAAATATTAGCAGTCAACCTTGGCTGATGCGCGCTTGGGTATTAGCTGCTCCCCTAGGATATATTGCTGTAGAATCGGGTTGGATTGTCCGGTGTGTCGGCAGGCAACCTTGGGCTTTATACGGGCAAATTCGCACTGCTGACGCGGTGTCAAACATCCCCGCCAGCAATGTTTTAACTTCTCTCAGTTTCTTTGCCGTTGTTTACAGCTTTTTGTTTGTTTGTGCCTTGTATTTTGGCAGCCGAATTATCCGCAAAGGGCCTAATTTAAGTCTGCCTGTGCCAGGTTTAGACAATGAACCTGCAATCGAAAGTCAACCCGCAGAACACATTCCCGATCAACGTCCCGTAGAAGCACAACAATAG
- a CDS encoding trifunctional serine/threonine-protein kinase/ATP-binding protein/sensor histidine kinase has translation MDAIANLSGYQITEQLYVGTRTLVYRGIRTRDEYPVVIKLLRNEYPSFNELVQFRNQYTMAKNLDFPHIVKPLTLEVYQNSYALVMEDFGGVSLSTYLKTAKNHTQPSQTLPLAEFLQLAIQLTDIIDYLYQNRVIHKDIKPANILINPDTKQIQLIDFSIASLLPRETQEIQNPNILEGTLAYVSPEQTGRMNRGIDYRSDFYSLGVTFYELLTGQLPFISDDPMKLVHCHLAKHSIPIHQINPEVPLILSKIVSKLMAKNAEHRYQSALGLKHDLEKCLFQLQKTANIEEFELGKRDISDRFTIPEKLYGREEEVAQLLAAFERVSLGATEMMLVAGFSGIGKTAVVNEVHKPIVRQRGYFIKGKYDQFQRNIPFSAFVQAFRDLMGQLLSESDTQLPTWKIKILAAVGDSGQVLIDVIPELERIIGAQLPATELSGSAAQNRFNLLMQKFVQVFTSKEHPLVMFLDDLQWADSASLNLLQLLMMETGYLLVLGAYRDREVSPVHPLILTVDEIVKTGATVNTITLQPLSQPDMNLLVADTLNCESSLAQPLTKLVSQKTQGNPFFATQFLKALHDDRLISFNWNIRHWQCEIAQVNTLAITDDVVEFMAGQLQKLPRQTQDHLKLAACIGSQFDLNTLVIVSEKSAAITATALWKALQEGLVIPTSKIYKFFTESDSDEVFQASANPTYRFLHDRVQQAAYSLIPDDQKQATHLKIGQLLLQNSSEIEQEEKLFDIVGHLNLGIELITQPSDRETLAQLNLKAGSKARSSTAYAAARVYVQTGIELLTANCWQTQYELTLNLYVAATEAAYLNADFDGMEQLAERVLQKARTILDKVKIYEIQIAALTAQSQMLEAIAVARDALLQLGVELPTEPDETKISKVLQNLANQQSGKKIEELVDLPVMTDAKTQAAIQLLGTLFPPVFLGMPGLLPILSSMMVSLSISFGNAPASTVGYAIHGMVLCAFLQEVEMGYGFGKLAMNLLDRFNIRALKATIPAFFGSFIQHRQEAIGATIPTLKGSYTAAMETGDFLQSGYSILNYLESKFFGGVELDTWETEIASYSAVMTQVKQYSARDYLEMIQQTVNNLRKVGILSDCLIGTAYDERVMLPKHHQNNELTAIAKTYVYKLLLAYSSGNNTAALDYILQAKPYLMAISGLIQVPIFHFYAALTYLAIFPTKPEPEQSEILALAETHQTILQQWAKNAPMNHLHKWYLIEAEKYRVLGNKADAIDLYDRAISLAKENQFLNEEALANELAAKFYWEWGKEKVAQAYMIEAYYCYARWGAKAKIEDLEKRYPRLLSLILQQAQSFTSLKETIALGTITYTHSSSSNSDFLDLPTLIQASQAISGEIEIDKLLTALLKIALANAGATKCVLLLKQKQYLQVAALVEEGQEPELLPSIPLESSQDVAISLVNTVKRSLKPLVIVDARVSSQVASDRYIEQHQPISVLCIPVLNQGQLIGVLYLENNLTVGAFTSDRIKVLNLLASQAAISLENARLYQESQQAFTALKQAQIKIVQSEKMSALGNLVAGVAHEINNPVGFLVGNIQPALDYIKDLFGLLDLYAQKYPQLDPEIQEEIENIDLDYIREDLPKLVSSMREGVKRIRDISTSLRTFSRADTNYPVACNIHDGIDSTIMILKHRLKANETRPEIKVIREYGNLPPVECYAGQLNQVFMNLLGNAIDALEESNQGRHYTEIVNEITIKTDISVDNKQAIICIKDNGVGISEAVRENIFDELFTTKGVGKGTGLGLAIARQIVVEKHGGTIEVNSVLGEGTEFTILLPMKG, from the coding sequence ATGGATGCGATCGCAAATTTGTCAGGTTATCAGATTACAGAGCAACTTTATGTAGGTACACGTACCCTAGTCTATCGAGGCATCCGTACCCGTGACGAATACCCAGTCGTCATCAAACTGCTGCGAAACGAATACCCCTCCTTCAACGAGCTCGTCCAGTTTCGCAACCAATATACCATGGCCAAAAATCTCGACTTCCCTCACATCGTCAAACCCCTGACGCTGGAAGTATACCAGAATAGCTATGCCCTAGTAATGGAGGACTTCGGCGGAGTCTCCCTATCTACTTATCTAAAAACAGCAAAAAATCACACCCAACCATCTCAAACTTTACCTTTAGCAGAATTTCTCCAACTCGCCATACAACTAACAGACATTATTGACTATCTATACCAAAACCGAGTCATTCACAAAGATATTAAACCAGCTAATATTCTCATTAATCCCGACACCAAACAAATTCAACTAATTGACTTTAGCATCGCCTCCCTCCTACCACGAGAAACCCAAGAAATCCAGAATCCGAATATTTTAGAAGGAACATTAGCTTATGTCTCCCCCGAACAAACAGGACGGATGAATCGAGGCATTGACTATCGTAGTGACTTTTATTCCCTGGGTGTGACCTTTTATGAATTGTTGACAGGCCAGTTGCCATTTATCTCTGATGACCCGATGAAATTGGTGCATTGTCACCTCGCTAAACACTCGATACCGATCCATCAAATAAATCCAGAAGTTCCCCTAATTTTATCGAAAATTGTCAGCAAGCTGATGGCGAAAAATGCCGAACACCGCTATCAAAGTGCATTAGGACTCAAGCACGATTTAGAAAAATGTTTATTTCAGTTACAAAAAACAGCCAATATAGAAGAATTTGAACTCGGAAAGCGAGATATTAGCGATCGCTTTACTATCCCCGAAAAGCTCTACGGTAGAGAAGAAGAAGTCGCTCAACTATTAGCTGCCTTTGAGCGAGTCAGTCTGGGAGCAACAGAAATGATGCTAGTAGCAGGTTTTTCGGGAATTGGGAAAACCGCCGTTGTCAATGAAGTTCATAAACCAATTGTCCGTCAGCGCGGTTATTTTATCAAAGGCAAATACGATCAATTTCAACGCAACATTCCCTTCAGTGCCTTTGTGCAAGCCTTCCGCGACTTAATGGGTCAATTGCTATCAGAATCGGATACCCAACTGCCAACATGGAAAATCAAGATTTTAGCAGCAGTGGGAGACAGCGGACAAGTCTTAATTGACGTGATTCCTGAGTTAGAACGTATAATTGGTGCTCAACTTCCTGCAACAGAATTGTCAGGAAGTGCCGCCCAAAATCGCTTTAATCTGCTCATGCAGAAATTCGTGCAAGTTTTCACGAGCAAAGAACATCCTTTAGTAATGTTTTTGGATGACTTGCAATGGGCGGATTCAGCATCCCTGAATTTGCTACAATTATTGATGATGGAGACAGGATATTTATTAGTATTGGGCGCCTATCGAGATCGTGAAGTTTCACCGGTGCATCCATTGATCTTAACAGTGGATGAGATAGTTAAAACAGGGGCAACAGTGAATACGATTACTTTGCAACCGTTAAGCCAACCAGATATGAATTTGTTGGTGGCGGATACGCTGAATTGCGAATCATCACTTGCCCAACCTTTGACAAAATTAGTCTCTCAAAAAACTCAGGGAAATCCTTTCTTTGCCACTCAGTTTCTCAAGGCATTACATGACGATCGGCTAATTAGCTTTAATTGGAATATTCGGCATTGGCAGTGTGAGATTGCCCAAGTCAACACCTTAGCTATCACTGATGATGTCGTTGAATTCATGGCAGGGCAACTGCAGAAGTTGCCCAGACAAACTCAGGATCATCTCAAATTAGCTGCTTGTATTGGCTCGCAGTTTGATTTGAATACCTTAGTAATTGTCAGTGAGAAATCTGCGGCAATCACGGCTACCGCTTTATGGAAAGCATTGCAGGAAGGTTTGGTTATTCCCACAAGCAAAATCTATAAGTTCTTTACCGAATCAGATAGTGATGAAGTTTTCCAGGCTTCAGCTAATCCAACTTATCGATTTTTACACGATCGCGTCCAGCAAGCTGCCTATTCCCTGATTCCCGACGACCAAAAACAAGCCACTCATCTGAAAATTGGCCAATTACTCCTGCAAAATTCCTCGGAAATCGAGCAAGAGGAAAAACTGTTTGATATTGTCGGTCATTTGAATCTAGGAATTGAGTTAATTACCCAACCGAGCGATCGCGAAACTTTAGCTCAACTGAACTTAAAAGCCGGAAGTAAAGCCAGAAGCTCCACCGCCTACGCTGCCGCAAGAGTCTATGTGCAAACCGGGATTGAGCTACTAACAGCTAACTGCTGGCAAACTCAGTATGAATTGACGCTGAATCTCTATGTTGCTGCTACCGAAGCGGCTTATTTGAATGCTGACTTTGATGGCATGGAACAACTGGCAGAACGGGTGTTGCAAAAAGCTCGGACGATTTTAGACAAAGTTAAAATTTACGAAATTCAAATCGCCGCACTGACAGCCCAGAGCCAGATGTTAGAAGCGATCGCGGTCGCGAGAGATGCACTCTTACAATTGGGGGTTGAACTCCCCACCGAACCTGACGAAACTAAGATTAGCAAAGTTCTACAAAATCTTGCTAACCAACAAAGCGGCAAAAAGATTGAGGAATTGGTTGACCTGCCAGTGATGACCGATGCCAAAACTCAGGCAGCAATCCAACTATTGGGAACCTTATTTCCGCCCGTTTTTCTAGGAATGCCGGGATTGCTACCCATCCTTAGCTCGATGATGGTGAGTTTATCGATCTCCTTTGGAAATGCACCCGCATCGACGGTAGGGTATGCGATTCACGGCATGGTACTATGTGCCTTTTTACAAGAGGTAGAAATGGGCTATGGCTTTGGTAAATTGGCGATGAATTTGCTCGATCGCTTCAATATCCGCGCACTGAAAGCGACAATTCCCGCTTTTTTTGGAAGCTTTATTCAGCATCGCCAAGAAGCGATCGGCGCAACAATACCGACGCTGAAAGGTAGCTATACGGCTGCGATGGAAACCGGGGATTTTCTACAATCTGGCTATAGCATACTCAATTATCTCGAATCCAAATTTTTTGGTGGGGTGGAACTGGACACTTGGGAAACCGAAATAGCCAGTTACAGTGCTGTGATGACACAGGTCAAACAATATTCGGCTCGAGATTATTTGGAGATGATACAGCAGACGGTGAATAACTTGAGGAAAGTCGGTATTCTCTCGGATTGCTTAATCGGTACTGCTTACGATGAAAGGGTGATGCTTCCTAAGCACCATCAGAATAATGAACTCACGGCGATCGCCAAGACTTATGTTTATAAACTGCTGCTTGCCTACTCATCGGGCAACAACACCGCTGCCCTCGACTATATTCTCCAAGCGAAGCCGTATTTGATGGCAATATCGGGATTGATTCAAGTTCCAATTTTTCATTTTTATGCCGCTTTGACGTACTTGGCAATCTTCCCCACAAAGCCAGAGCCAGAGCAATCAGAAATCCTCGCCCTAGCGGAAACTCATCAAACGATTCTGCAACAGTGGGCGAAAAATGCGCCCATGAATCATTTGCATAAATGGTATTTAATTGAAGCCGAAAAATATCGGGTTTTGGGTAATAAAGCCGATGCCATAGACTTGTACGATCGCGCGATCTCCCTCGCTAAAGAAAATCAATTCCTCAACGAAGAAGCCCTCGCCAACGAACTAGCAGCTAAATTCTACTGGGAATGGGGCAAAGAAAAAGTAGCTCAAGCCTACATGATTGAAGCGTATTATTGTTATGCCCGATGGGGAGCTAAAGCCAAAATAGAGGATTTGGAAAAACGTTATCCTCGCCTACTCAGTCTGATCCTTCAGCAAGCTCAATCCTTTACTTCCTTAAAGGAAACGATCGCCCTGGGAACAATTACTTATACTCACTCTTCTAGCAGCAACTCTGATTTTCTAGATTTGCCTACTCTGATCCAAGCCTCTCAAGCCATTTCTGGGGAGATTGAAATAGATAAACTCCTGACTGCTCTCCTAAAAATAGCGCTCGCGAATGCTGGCGCCACTAAGTGTGTCTTATTGCTCAAACAAAAACAGTATTTACAGGTAGCGGCTCTTGTAGAAGAGGGACAAGAACCTGAGCTATTACCATCAATACCTCTAGAATCAAGTCAGGATGTAGCAATTAGTTTGGTCAATACTGTCAAGCGTAGTTTGAAACCTTTGGTAATAGTTGATGCTAGGGTAAGTTCCCAGGTTGCGAGCGATCGCTATATTGAACAGCACCAGCCGATCAGTGTTCTTTGTATTCCAGTTCTCAATCAAGGGCAGTTGATAGGAGTTTTATACCTGGAAAATAACCTGACGGTTGGGGCATTTACGAGCGATCGCATTAAAGTGCTAAATTTGCTGGCTTCTCAAGCTGCTATTTCCTTAGAAAATGCCCGTTTGTATCAAGAATCTCAACAAGCATTTACCGCTCTCAAACAAGCACAAATAAAAATTGTTCAAAGTGAAAAAATGTCAGCTTTGGGAAACTTAGTGGCTGGGGTGGCTCACGAAATTAATAATCCAGTTGGTTTCCTGGTTGGTAATATTCAACCCGCCTTAGATTATATCAAAGATTTGTTTGGATTGCTAGATTTGTATGCACAAAAATATCCCCAACTCGATCCAGAGATTCAAGAGGAAATCGAGAACATCGATCTGGACTACATCCGGGAAGATTTACCGAAATTAGTCAGTTCGATGCGGGAAGGCGTGAAGCGGATTCGAGATATTAGTACCAGTCTACGGACATTCTCCCGTGCCGATACTAACTATCCCGTAGCTTGCAATATCCACGATGGCATCGATAGCACCATTATGATCCTGAAACATCGCCTCAAGGCTAACGAAACTCGTCCAGAAATCAAAGTGATTAGGGAATATGGGAATTTGCCTCCCGTGGAGTGTTATGCCGGACAGTTGAATCAAGTATTTATGAATTTGCTAGGTAATGCGATCGATGCTTTGGAGGAATCAAATCAAGGAAGACATTATACAGAAATCGTTAATGAAATTACCATTAAAACAGACATTTCTGTGGACAATAAACAAGCGATAATTTGCATTAAAGATAACGGCGTGGGCATAAGTGAAGCAGTGCGAGAGAATATTTTTGATGAGTTATTTACCACTAAAGGTGTGGGTAAAGGCACGGGATTGGGTTTGGCGATCGCGCGGCAGATTGTAGTTGAGAAACACGGCGGTACAATCGAGGTAAATTCTGTATTAGGAGAAGGGACAGAGTTTACAATTTTATTGCCGATGAAAGGATAA
- the cydB gene encoding cytochrome d ubiquinol oxidase subunit II produces the protein MQALEHFLPQVWFVVLALFLLLYVMLDGFDLGVGILSLTASNEERRSILMTSLGNVWDANETWLVLMGGALFGAFPLAYGTILTALYIPICMMLFGLIFRAVAFEFREHSNRKLFWNYAFGAGSFLAALAQGFALGAVLEGIAVDEAGHFVGSTWDWLDWRSILVALTLIQGYVLIGSTYLIMKTEGELQTNHYRTAKIAAVTTLIGAILITIATPIFYESARARLFDKPLVYVFAAIPLLGVLLVGLLLKSLASKEERTPFIWTILIFLLTFIGLGLIVFPYIIPSQITIYQSAASPSALVFMIVFIGFLIPIMIFYNIYNYVVFRGKVVGGHYGE, from the coding sequence ATGCAAGCTTTGGAGCATTTTCTCCCACAAGTTTGGTTTGTAGTTTTGGCTTTGTTTCTCCTGCTATATGTCATGCTAGACGGTTTTGACTTAGGAGTAGGAATCCTGTCTCTGACTGCTTCCAACGAGGAACGCAGGAGCATTTTAATGACAAGTTTGGGCAACGTTTGGGATGCTAACGAAACTTGGCTGGTGTTGATGGGAGGCGCTTTATTTGGCGCATTTCCCCTCGCTTACGGCACGATTTTGACAGCGCTTTACATACCGATTTGCATGATGCTTTTTGGTTTGATATTTCGGGCTGTTGCCTTTGAGTTTCGCGAGCATTCTAATCGCAAATTATTCTGGAATTATGCTTTTGGTGCTGGCAGTTTTTTAGCAGCTTTAGCTCAAGGATTTGCCCTCGGTGCGGTGCTCGAAGGCATTGCGGTTGATGAAGCCGGTCACTTTGTGGGTTCTACTTGGGACTGGTTGGATTGGCGATCGATCTTGGTTGCTTTGACGCTGATTCAAGGCTATGTTTTGATCGGTTCGACCTATCTAATTATGAAAACGGAGGGCGAACTGCAAACAAATCACTATCGCACGGCTAAAATTGCGGCGGTGACAACTTTAATCGGAGCGATTTTAATTACGATCGCCACTCCGATTTTTTACGAAAGTGCTAGAGCCAGGTTGTTCGATAAACCGCTAGTTTATGTCTTTGCTGCGATTCCTTTGTTGGGAGTCCTGTTGGTGGGACTGCTGCTGAAAAGTCTCGCTAGCAAAGAAGAACGCACGCCGTTTATCTGGACTATTCTGATTTTTTTGCTCACTTTCATCGGCTTGGGATTGATTGTTTTCCCCTACATTATTCCCTCACAAATCACGATTTACCAATCCGCTGCTTCGCCCAGCGCCCTGGTATTTATGATTGTGTTCATTGGCTTTCTGATCCCGATTATGATTTTTTACAACATCTACAATTATGTTGTGTTTCGGGGTAAGGTTGTCGGCGGTCACTATGGGGAATAA
- a CDS encoding urease accessory protein UreH domain-containing protein, translating to MLDLQLIAILGFLGSFGHCAGMCGPLTMAFSLSNSRNDKLAAFRFHLLLNLGRMAAYALVGAAIGGLGSVLIAGGLLAGTGSELRRAIALLTGTMLIWFGVGQIQPNLLPGLPLLHPMSHDRVGQAMSKLSAQKNWWVPVALGLLWGLIPCGFLYAAQIKAAETGNPVLGAATMLAFGLGTLPTMLGLSFFAGRLSADKRSQLFRAGGWVTVAIGILTLLRTDEMVDFTGHAALLCLMLALLARPVSKFLPQLLRYRRALGVGAFVLAVAHTFHMLDHTLQWNVDALSFMLPQHQLGMAAGMTALLLMLPAAVTSCDRIQNFLGQLWRMLHLLSVPAFLLCAVHAALIGSHYLGGFEWKLHNQLLTAVLAVVVLLVMFVRSRWFWSILSLENFYVSPVKQK from the coding sequence ATGTTAGACCTGCAGCTAATTGCAATTCTGGGATTTCTCGGCAGTTTCGGTCACTGCGCCGGGATGTGCGGCCCGCTGACAATGGCGTTTTCTCTTTCTAATTCCCGCAACGATAAATTAGCTGCTTTCCGCTTTCATTTGCTGCTGAATTTGGGGAGAATGGCTGCTTACGCTTTGGTTGGTGCTGCAATTGGGGGGCTGGGTTCGGTGTTAATTGCTGGCGGACTTTTGGCCGGTACGGGTAGCGAATTGCGGCGGGCGATCGCACTTCTGACGGGCACGATGCTGATTTGGTTCGGAGTAGGGCAAATTCAACCGAACTTGCTGCCGGGATTGCCCCTGCTGCACCCAATGTCGCACGATCGAGTCGGACAAGCAATGAGCAAGCTTTCGGCGCAAAAAAACTGGTGGGTGCCGGTTGCTTTGGGTTTGCTTTGGGGTTTGATTCCCTGCGGTTTCCTCTACGCGGCGCAGATTAAGGCGGCGGAAACCGGAAACCCGGTTTTGGGTGCGGCGACGATGCTGGCTTTTGGACTCGGCACCTTGCCAACTATGCTGGGATTGAGTTTTTTTGCTGGCAGATTGAGCGCGGACAAGCGCAGTCAACTGTTTCGTGCGGGTGGTTGGGTGACGGTGGCGATCGGAATTCTTACCTTGCTGCGAACCGATGAAATGGTCGATTTTACGGGCCACGCAGCGCTGCTGTGCTTGATGCTAGCACTGTTGGCGCGTCCGGTTAGCAAGTTTTTGCCGCAACTGTTGCGCTATCGCCGCGCCTTGGGTGTGGGCGCGTTTGTCCTAGCAGTCGCCCACACGTTTCATATGCTGGATCATACGCTGCAATGGAATGTTGACGCGCTATCTTTTATGTTGCCGCAGCACCAGTTGGGAATGGCGGCTGGGATGACGGCGCTGCTGTTGATGTTGCCGGCGGCGGTTACAAGTTGCGATCGCATTCAAAATTTTTTAGGCCAACTGTGGCGAATGCTTCACCTGTTAAGCGTTCCAGCTTTCTTGCTGTGCGCTGTACACGCGGCACTCATCGGTTCCCACTATCTCGGCGGCTTTGAATGGAAGTTGCACAATCAACTGCTGACAGCCGTGTTAGCGGTGGTTGTGCTGTTAGTTATGTTTGTGCGATCGCGCTGGTTTTGGTCAATTTTATCACTGGAGAATTTCTATGTTTCACCTGTCAAACAAAAGTAA